In Phyllopteryx taeniolatus isolate TA_2022b chromosome 22, UOR_Ptae_1.2, whole genome shotgun sequence, one DNA window encodes the following:
- the rab21 gene encoding ras-related protein Rab-21, with product MAAAGGGKSFSFKVVLLGEGCVGKTSMVLRYCENKFNDKHITTLQASFLTKKLNITGKRVNLAIWDTAGQERFHALGPIYYRDSNGAVLVYDITDEDSFQKVKSWVRELRKMLGNDICLCIVGNKIDLDKDRNVSTEEAESYATSVGAKHYQTSAKLNKGIEELYLDLCKRMMEAAQAEERSKGNVGGQSVSGRRGVQIVDDEPQATPTGGCCSSG from the exons ATGGCGGCAGCGGGCGGCGGCAAGAGCTTCTCGTTCAAGGTGGTCCTGCTGGGAGAAGGCTGCGTGGGAAAGACGTCCATGGTGCTGCGCTACTGCGAGAACAAGTTCAACGACAAACACATCACAACTCTCCAG GCGTCCTTCCTCACCAAGAAGCTCAACATCACGGGAAAGCGGGTCAACCTCGCCATCTGG GACACGGCGGGTCAGGAGCGCTTCCACGCGTTAGGACCCATCTACTACCGAGACTCCAACGGGGCCGTCCTGGTGTACGACATCACCGATGAGGACTCCTTCCAGAAG GTGAAGAGCTGGGTGAGAGAACTGAGGAAGATGTTGGGGAACGACATTTGTTTATGTATAGTAG GTAATAAAATCGATTTGGACAAAGACAGGAACGTCTCTACGGAGGAGGCGGAAAG TTACGCGACGTCGGTGGGGGCCAAACACTACCAGACGTCCGCCAAGCTCAACAAAGGCATCGAGGAGCTCTACTTGGACTTGTGTAAAA GAATGATGGAGGCGGCTCAGGCCGAGGAACGGTCGAAAGGAAACGTCGGCGGCCAATCGGTATCCGGTCGGCGAGGCGTACAGATTGTCGACGACGAGCCCCAGGCCACGCCCACCGGGGGATGCTGCTCGTCCGGCTAA
- the LOC133471798 gene encoding tetraspanin-8-like, protein MTQVKSCVKNSLILSNVFFAIVGGAIICLALLVEVVTRYNDVSLEGRDTGLILLYVVGTVTMAIAAVGAYGAHRQSRPALIVFLVCMVIGTLMMLRVGIPLAAVRPELEGVMSDKFRQLLPLDEANEKIKKFTNVIQETLQCCGMFSSDDWRQELPDSCLCDELAEGKCRDVGYNFMMLQMKKSVFRQPCFPIVVHLFLLTFDIVMGMSFVLAILALLGLTLSSVLIRQLHAGGRPAVLLVPAIFKPAPPKYQELQDAPATLCSKAVATAGAFNH, encoded by the exons ATGACTCAAGTGAAAAGCTGCGTGAAGAATAGCTTGATTTTGTCCAACGTTTTCTTCGCA ATTGTAGGGGGCGCCATTATCTGCCTGGCGCTGCTGGTGGAGGTGGTCACACGCTACAATGATGTATCG CTGGAAGGCCGCGACACCGGCCTGATCCTGCTGTATGTGGTGGGCACTGTTACTATGGCAATCGCCGCCGTGGGCGCGTACGGCGCGCACCGCCAGAGTCGACCCGCGCTCATCGTG TTCCTGGTGTGTATGGTGATTGGCACACTGATGATGTTGCGCGTCGGCATCCCCCTGGCGGCCGTGCGTCCCGAG TTGGAGGGCGTGATGTCGGACAAGTTTCGCCAGCTGCTGCCGTTGGACGAAGCCAACGAGAAGATCAAGAAATTCACCAACGTCATTCAGGAAACG CTGCAGTGCTGCGGCATGTTCAGCTCGGACGACTGGCGCCAGGAGCTTCCGGACTCGTGCTTGTGCGACGAGCTGGCGGAGGGCAAATGTCGCGACGTCGGCTACAAC TTCATGATGCTCCAGATGAAGAAGTCCGTCTTCCGCCAG CCGTGCTTCCCAATCGTGGTCCACTTATTCCTCTTGACCTTTGACATCGTGATGGGGATGTCCTTCGTGTTGGCCATCTTGGCG CTGCTGGGTCTGACGCTGTCGTCGGTCCTCATCCGTCAGTTGCATGCGGGCGGGCGCCCTGCCGTGCTGCTGGTGCCCGCCATCTTCAAGCCGGCGCCCCCCAAGTACCAGGAGCTGCAGGACGCGCCCGCCACCCTCTGCTCGAAGGCTGTCGCCACAGCTGGTGCCTTCAACCACTGA
- the ptprr gene encoding tyrosine-protein phosphatase non-receptor type 5 isoform X2, whose protein sequence is MKMRSTGGCLLLALMLLCWLTCAESSSGEHELRNADSSDLNPHPDGSVPPRRHRWHHRHHLHHHRSGGEVHVEHATVAARHLVTMFLALDVRSLNTALLRWFRGGVAAALGVPVGLVHINAVDEEKNGVEFFVSSERPDDSEPRPARDVVRSLDVRVLHRHLAHFGITEVSTEKKVLQGAPREHARRQECFYILFFTIFIMALVCSTLFYRLKKTWEPQPKAAPPHFTAKAAAHAPRRRRPIAAARPLPAPALPPPPSPAPSSEVDRAPLASVAPVTNELDPCSSPFRMKLPSRLQERRGSNVALVLDMSVPVGIAVVTPPREEAAREYLMAAGHALTPQRLRDLVKDAHTLHAEFSEIPMNFTDSKQVDVPNHGSKNRYKTILPNPHSRVVLQSPLSTYINANYIRGYRGDEKAFIATQGPMVNTVDDFWLMAWQEAAPAIVMITKLKEKNEKCVLYWPERRGMYRNVEVEVNGVRERQHYTARHITLKAPRRMPTHTDFGPRTHTLLHYWFTSWPDHKTPDATLPLLQLMDDVEAARRAAASGPVIVHCSAGIGRTGCFIAASVGARQLAAEGAVDVLAITCQLRLDRGGMIQTAEQYQFVHHALSLYESRQRRRGNQDV, encoded by the exons ATGAAGATGAGGAGCACCGGTGGATGTTTGCTGCTGGCCCTGATGCTCCTCTGCTGGCTGACGTGCGCGG AGTCATCCTCAGGCGAGCACGAGCTGCGTAACGCCGACTCCTCGGACTTGAACCCGCATCCGGACGGCAGCGTGCCGCCTCGCCGACACCGCTggcatcatcgtcatcatcttcatcatcatcgctCAGGTGGCGAGGTTCACGTGGAGCACGCCACTGTGGCCGCACGCCATCTGGTTACTATG tTTTTGGCATTGGACGTCCGCAGTCTGAACACggctcttcttcgttggtttcgCGGCGGCGTGGCGGCGGCGCTGGGAGTTCCTGTCGGCCTCGTCCACATCAACGCTGTCGAT GAGGAGAAGAACGGCGTAGAGTTCTTCGTGTCCTCGGAGCGCCCGGATGATTCCGAGCCCCGCCCGGCCCGGGACGTGGTCCGATCGCTCGACGTCAGGGTGCTTCATCGCCACCTGGCGCACTTTGGCATCACCGAAGTCTCCaccgag aagaAGGTCCTGCAGGGGGCGCCACGGGAGCACGCGCGGAGGCAGGAGTGCTTTTACATCCTCTTCTTCACCATCTTCATCATGGCCCTCGTCTGCTCGACG CTTTTCTATCGTCTCAAGAAAACTTGGGAGCCACAGCCGAAAGCTGCGCCCCCGCATTTCACCGCCAAG GCGGCCGCGCACGCTCCCCGGCGGCGTCGGCCGATCGCGGCGGCCCGGCCGCTTCCCGCGCCCGCCCTCCCGCCGCCGCCCAG CCCCGCCCCTTCCTCCGAAGTCGACCGCGCCCCCCTGGCGAGCGTCGCGCCGGTAACGAATGAGCTGGATCCGTGCAGCTCCCCCTTCAGGATGAAACTGCCATCACGACTACAAGAGAG ACGCGGCTCCAACGTGGCGCTCGTTCTCGACATGTCGGTGCCCGTCGGCATCGCCGTGGTGACGCCGCCGAGGGAAGAGGCGGCCCGCGAGTATCTGATGGCCGCGGGTCACGCGCTCACGCCGCAGCGACTGCGTGACCTCGTCAAAGACGCGCACACGCTACATGCAGAGTTCTCG GAGATCCCAATGAACTTCACGGATTCAAAGCAGGTGGACGTTCCCAACCACGGAAGCAAAAACCGATACAAGACCATCCTGCCCA ATCCTCATTCCAGAGTCGTGCTGCAGTCCCCGCTCAGCACCTACATCAACGCCAACTACAtccgg ggttaccgtggcgacgagaAGGCCTTTATCGCCACGCAAGGCCCGATGGTgaacacggtggacgacttctGGCTGATGGCGTGGCAGGAAGCGGCCCCCGCTATCGTCATGATCACCAAGCTCAAGGAGAAGAACGAG AAGTGCGTCCTCTACTGGCCGGAGAGGCGCGGCATGTACAGGAATGTCGAGGTGGAGGTCAACGGCGTACGAGAGCGTCAACACTACACTGCCAGACACATCACGCTCAAGGCACCCAGGCGCATGCCCACGCACACCGAC TTTGGGCCTCGTACCCACACACTGCTTCATTACTGGTTCACGTCGTGGCCTGACCACAAGACGCCCGACGCCACTTTGCCGCTGCTGCAGCTGATGGACGACGTGGAGGCGGCGCGGCGGGCGGCGGCTTCGGGGCCCGTCATCGTACACTGCAG CGCCGGGATCGGCCGCACGGGCTGCTTCATCGCCGCCAGCGTGGGCGCCCGGCAGCTGGCGGCGGAGGGGGCCGTAGACGTGCTGGCCATCACGTGCCAGCTGCGCCTGGACAG GGGCGGAATGATCCAGACGGCGGAGCAGTACCAGTTTGTCCATCACGCCTTGAGCCTGTACGAATCCCGCCAGCGTCGCCGCGGCAATCAAGACGTGTGA
- the ptprr gene encoding tyrosine-protein phosphatase non-receptor type 5 isoform X1: protein MKMRSTGGCLLLALMLLCWLTCAESSSGEHELRNADSSDLNPHPDGSVPPRRHRWHHRHHLHHHRSGGEVHVEHATVAARHLVTMFLALDVRSLNTALLRWFRGGVAAALGVPVGLVHINAVDEEKNGVEFFVSSERPDDSEPRPARDVVRSLDVRVLHRHLAHFGITEVSTEKKVLQGAPREHARRQECFYILFFTIFIMALVCSTLFYRLKKTWEPQPKAAPPHFTAKAAAHAPRRRRPIAAARPLPAPALPPPPSPAPSSEVDRAPLASVAPVTNELDPCSSPFRMKLPSRLQERRGSNVALVLDMSVPVGIAVVTPPREEAAREYLMAAGHALTPQRLRDLVKDAHTLHAEFSEIPMNFTDSKQVDVPNHGSKNRYKTILPSESWLLDPHSRVVLQSPLSTYINANYIRGYRGDEKAFIATQGPMVNTVDDFWLMAWQEAAPAIVMITKLKEKNEKCVLYWPERRGMYRNVEVEVNGVRERQHYTARHITLKAPRRMPTHTDFGPRTHTLLHYWFTSWPDHKTPDATLPLLQLMDDVEAARRAAASGPVIVHCSAGIGRTGCFIAASVGARQLAAEGAVDVLAITCQLRLDRGGMIQTAEQYQFVHHALSLYESRQRRRGNQDV from the exons ATGAAGATGAGGAGCACCGGTGGATGTTTGCTGCTGGCCCTGATGCTCCTCTGCTGGCTGACGTGCGCGG AGTCATCCTCAGGCGAGCACGAGCTGCGTAACGCCGACTCCTCGGACTTGAACCCGCATCCGGACGGCAGCGTGCCGCCTCGCCGACACCGCTggcatcatcgtcatcatcttcatcatcatcgctCAGGTGGCGAGGTTCACGTGGAGCACGCCACTGTGGCCGCACGCCATCTGGTTACTATG tTTTTGGCATTGGACGTCCGCAGTCTGAACACggctcttcttcgttggtttcgCGGCGGCGTGGCGGCGGCGCTGGGAGTTCCTGTCGGCCTCGTCCACATCAACGCTGTCGAT GAGGAGAAGAACGGCGTAGAGTTCTTCGTGTCCTCGGAGCGCCCGGATGATTCCGAGCCCCGCCCGGCCCGGGACGTGGTCCGATCGCTCGACGTCAGGGTGCTTCATCGCCACCTGGCGCACTTTGGCATCACCGAAGTCTCCaccgag aagaAGGTCCTGCAGGGGGCGCCACGGGAGCACGCGCGGAGGCAGGAGTGCTTTTACATCCTCTTCTTCACCATCTTCATCATGGCCCTCGTCTGCTCGACG CTTTTCTATCGTCTCAAGAAAACTTGGGAGCCACAGCCGAAAGCTGCGCCCCCGCATTTCACCGCCAAG GCGGCCGCGCACGCTCCCCGGCGGCGTCGGCCGATCGCGGCGGCCCGGCCGCTTCCCGCGCCCGCCCTCCCGCCGCCGCCCAG CCCCGCCCCTTCCTCCGAAGTCGACCGCGCCCCCCTGGCGAGCGTCGCGCCGGTAACGAATGAGCTGGATCCGTGCAGCTCCCCCTTCAGGATGAAACTGCCATCACGACTACAAGAGAG ACGCGGCTCCAACGTGGCGCTCGTTCTCGACATGTCGGTGCCCGTCGGCATCGCCGTGGTGACGCCGCCGAGGGAAGAGGCGGCCCGCGAGTATCTGATGGCCGCGGGTCACGCGCTCACGCCGCAGCGACTGCGTGACCTCGTCAAAGACGCGCACACGCTACATGCAGAGTTCTCG GAGATCCCAATGAACTTCACGGATTCAAAGCAGGTGGACGTTCCCAACCACGGAAGCAAAAACCGATACAAGACCATCCTGCCCAGTGAGTCCTGGTTGCTAG ATCCTCATTCCAGAGTCGTGCTGCAGTCCCCGCTCAGCACCTACATCAACGCCAACTACAtccgg ggttaccgtggcgacgagaAGGCCTTTATCGCCACGCAAGGCCCGATGGTgaacacggtggacgacttctGGCTGATGGCGTGGCAGGAAGCGGCCCCCGCTATCGTCATGATCACCAAGCTCAAGGAGAAGAACGAG AAGTGCGTCCTCTACTGGCCGGAGAGGCGCGGCATGTACAGGAATGTCGAGGTGGAGGTCAACGGCGTACGAGAGCGTCAACACTACACTGCCAGACACATCACGCTCAAGGCACCCAGGCGCATGCCCACGCACACCGAC TTTGGGCCTCGTACCCACACACTGCTTCATTACTGGTTCACGTCGTGGCCTGACCACAAGACGCCCGACGCCACTTTGCCGCTGCTGCAGCTGATGGACGACGTGGAGGCGGCGCGGCGGGCGGCGGCTTCGGGGCCCGTCATCGTACACTGCAG CGCCGGGATCGGCCGCACGGGCTGCTTCATCGCCGCCAGCGTGGGCGCCCGGCAGCTGGCGGCGGAGGGGGCCGTAGACGTGCTGGCCATCACGTGCCAGCTGCGCCTGGACAG GGGCGGAATGATCCAGACGGCGGAGCAGTACCAGTTTGTCCATCACGCCTTGAGCCTGTACGAATCCCGCCAGCGTCGCCGCGGCAATCAAGACGTGTGA
- the ptprr gene encoding tyrosine-protein phosphatase non-receptor type 5 isoform X4, whose amino-acid sequence MKMRSTGGCLLLALMLLCWLTCAESSSGEHELRNADSSDLNPHPDGSVPPRRHRWHHRHHLHHHRSGGEVHVEHATVAARHLVTMFLALDVRSLNTALLRWFRGGVAAALGVPVGLVHINAVDEEKNGVEFFVSSERPDDSEPRPARDVVRSLDVRVLHRHLAHFGITEVSTEKKVLQGAPREHARRQECFYILFFTIFIMALVCSTLFYRLKKTWEPQPKAAPPHFTAKAAAHAPRRRRPIAAARPLPAPALPPPPSPAPSSEVDRAPLASVAPVTNELDPCSSPFRMKLPSRLQERRGSNVALVLDMSVPVGIAVVTPPREEAAREYLMAAGHALTPQRLRDLVKDAHTLHAEFSEIPMNFTDSKQVDVPNHGSKNRYKTILPNPHSRVVLQSPLSTYINANYIRGYRGDEKAFIATQGPMVNTVDDFWLMAWQEAAPAIVMITKLKEKNEKCVLYWPERRGMYRNVEVEVNGVRERQHYTARHITLKFGPRTHTLLHYWFTSWPDHKTPDATLPLLQLMDDVEAARRAAASGPVIVHCSAGIGRTGCFIAASVGARQLAAEGAVDVLAITCQLRLDRGGMIQTAEQYQFVHHALSLYESRQRRRGNQDV is encoded by the exons ATGAAGATGAGGAGCACCGGTGGATGTTTGCTGCTGGCCCTGATGCTCCTCTGCTGGCTGACGTGCGCGG AGTCATCCTCAGGCGAGCACGAGCTGCGTAACGCCGACTCCTCGGACTTGAACCCGCATCCGGACGGCAGCGTGCCGCCTCGCCGACACCGCTggcatcatcgtcatcatcttcatcatcatcgctCAGGTGGCGAGGTTCACGTGGAGCACGCCACTGTGGCCGCACGCCATCTGGTTACTATG tTTTTGGCATTGGACGTCCGCAGTCTGAACACggctcttcttcgttggtttcgCGGCGGCGTGGCGGCGGCGCTGGGAGTTCCTGTCGGCCTCGTCCACATCAACGCTGTCGAT GAGGAGAAGAACGGCGTAGAGTTCTTCGTGTCCTCGGAGCGCCCGGATGATTCCGAGCCCCGCCCGGCCCGGGACGTGGTCCGATCGCTCGACGTCAGGGTGCTTCATCGCCACCTGGCGCACTTTGGCATCACCGAAGTCTCCaccgag aagaAGGTCCTGCAGGGGGCGCCACGGGAGCACGCGCGGAGGCAGGAGTGCTTTTACATCCTCTTCTTCACCATCTTCATCATGGCCCTCGTCTGCTCGACG CTTTTCTATCGTCTCAAGAAAACTTGGGAGCCACAGCCGAAAGCTGCGCCCCCGCATTTCACCGCCAAG GCGGCCGCGCACGCTCCCCGGCGGCGTCGGCCGATCGCGGCGGCCCGGCCGCTTCCCGCGCCCGCCCTCCCGCCGCCGCCCAG CCCCGCCCCTTCCTCCGAAGTCGACCGCGCCCCCCTGGCGAGCGTCGCGCCGGTAACGAATGAGCTGGATCCGTGCAGCTCCCCCTTCAGGATGAAACTGCCATCACGACTACAAGAGAG ACGCGGCTCCAACGTGGCGCTCGTTCTCGACATGTCGGTGCCCGTCGGCATCGCCGTGGTGACGCCGCCGAGGGAAGAGGCGGCCCGCGAGTATCTGATGGCCGCGGGTCACGCGCTCACGCCGCAGCGACTGCGTGACCTCGTCAAAGACGCGCACACGCTACATGCAGAGTTCTCG GAGATCCCAATGAACTTCACGGATTCAAAGCAGGTGGACGTTCCCAACCACGGAAGCAAAAACCGATACAAGACCATCCTGCCCA ATCCTCATTCCAGAGTCGTGCTGCAGTCCCCGCTCAGCACCTACATCAACGCCAACTACAtccgg ggttaccgtggcgacgagaAGGCCTTTATCGCCACGCAAGGCCCGATGGTgaacacggtggacgacttctGGCTGATGGCGTGGCAGGAAGCGGCCCCCGCTATCGTCATGATCACCAAGCTCAAGGAGAAGAACGAG AAGTGCGTCCTCTACTGGCCGGAGAGGCGCGGCATGTACAGGAATGTCGAGGTGGAGGTCAACGGCGTACGAGAGCGTCAACACTACACTGCCAGACACATCACGCTCAAG TTTGGGCCTCGTACCCACACACTGCTTCATTACTGGTTCACGTCGTGGCCTGACCACAAGACGCCCGACGCCACTTTGCCGCTGCTGCAGCTGATGGACGACGTGGAGGCGGCGCGGCGGGCGGCGGCTTCGGGGCCCGTCATCGTACACTGCAG CGCCGGGATCGGCCGCACGGGCTGCTTCATCGCCGCCAGCGTGGGCGCCCGGCAGCTGGCGGCGGAGGGGGCCGTAGACGTGCTGGCCATCACGTGCCAGCTGCGCCTGGACAG GGGCGGAATGATCCAGACGGCGGAGCAGTACCAGTTTGTCCATCACGCCTTGAGCCTGTACGAATCCCGCCAGCGTCGCCGCGGCAATCAAGACGTGTGA
- the ptprr gene encoding tyrosine-protein phosphatase non-receptor type 5 isoform X3 produces the protein MKMRSTGGCLLLALMLLCWLTCAESSSGEHELRNADSSDLNPHPDGSVPPRRHRWHHRHHLHHHRSGGEVHVEHATVAARHLVTMFLALDVRSLNTALLRWFRGGVAAALGVPVGLVHINAVDEEKNGVEFFVSSERPDDSEPRPARDVVRSLDVRVLHRHLAHFGITEVSTEKKVLQGAPREHARRQECFYILFFTIFIMALVCSTLFYRLKKTWEPQPKAAPPHFTAKAAAHAPRRRRPIAAARPLPAPALPPPPSPAPSSEVDRAPLASVAPVTNELDPCSSPFRMKLPSRLQERRGSNVALVLDMSVPVGIAVVTPPREEAAREYLMAAGHALTPQRLRDLVKDAHTLHAEFSEIPMNFTDSKQVDVPNHGSKNRYKTILPSESWLLDPHSRVVLQSPLSTYINANYIRGYRGDEKAFIATQGPMVNTVDDFWLMAWQEAAPAIVMITKLKEKNEKCVLYWPERRGMYRNVEVEVNGVRERQHYTARHITLKFGPRTHTLLHYWFTSWPDHKTPDATLPLLQLMDDVEAARRAAASGPVIVHCSAGIGRTGCFIAASVGARQLAAEGAVDVLAITCQLRLDRGGMIQTAEQYQFVHHALSLYESRQRRRGNQDV, from the exons ATGAAGATGAGGAGCACCGGTGGATGTTTGCTGCTGGCCCTGATGCTCCTCTGCTGGCTGACGTGCGCGG AGTCATCCTCAGGCGAGCACGAGCTGCGTAACGCCGACTCCTCGGACTTGAACCCGCATCCGGACGGCAGCGTGCCGCCTCGCCGACACCGCTggcatcatcgtcatcatcttcatcatcatcgctCAGGTGGCGAGGTTCACGTGGAGCACGCCACTGTGGCCGCACGCCATCTGGTTACTATG tTTTTGGCATTGGACGTCCGCAGTCTGAACACggctcttcttcgttggtttcgCGGCGGCGTGGCGGCGGCGCTGGGAGTTCCTGTCGGCCTCGTCCACATCAACGCTGTCGAT GAGGAGAAGAACGGCGTAGAGTTCTTCGTGTCCTCGGAGCGCCCGGATGATTCCGAGCCCCGCCCGGCCCGGGACGTGGTCCGATCGCTCGACGTCAGGGTGCTTCATCGCCACCTGGCGCACTTTGGCATCACCGAAGTCTCCaccgag aagaAGGTCCTGCAGGGGGCGCCACGGGAGCACGCGCGGAGGCAGGAGTGCTTTTACATCCTCTTCTTCACCATCTTCATCATGGCCCTCGTCTGCTCGACG CTTTTCTATCGTCTCAAGAAAACTTGGGAGCCACAGCCGAAAGCTGCGCCCCCGCATTTCACCGCCAAG GCGGCCGCGCACGCTCCCCGGCGGCGTCGGCCGATCGCGGCGGCCCGGCCGCTTCCCGCGCCCGCCCTCCCGCCGCCGCCCAG CCCCGCCCCTTCCTCCGAAGTCGACCGCGCCCCCCTGGCGAGCGTCGCGCCGGTAACGAATGAGCTGGATCCGTGCAGCTCCCCCTTCAGGATGAAACTGCCATCACGACTACAAGAGAG ACGCGGCTCCAACGTGGCGCTCGTTCTCGACATGTCGGTGCCCGTCGGCATCGCCGTGGTGACGCCGCCGAGGGAAGAGGCGGCCCGCGAGTATCTGATGGCCGCGGGTCACGCGCTCACGCCGCAGCGACTGCGTGACCTCGTCAAAGACGCGCACACGCTACATGCAGAGTTCTCG GAGATCCCAATGAACTTCACGGATTCAAAGCAGGTGGACGTTCCCAACCACGGAAGCAAAAACCGATACAAGACCATCCTGCCCAGTGAGTCCTGGTTGCTAG ATCCTCATTCCAGAGTCGTGCTGCAGTCCCCGCTCAGCACCTACATCAACGCCAACTACAtccgg ggttaccgtggcgacgagaAGGCCTTTATCGCCACGCAAGGCCCGATGGTgaacacggtggacgacttctGGCTGATGGCGTGGCAGGAAGCGGCCCCCGCTATCGTCATGATCACCAAGCTCAAGGAGAAGAACGAG AAGTGCGTCCTCTACTGGCCGGAGAGGCGCGGCATGTACAGGAATGTCGAGGTGGAGGTCAACGGCGTACGAGAGCGTCAACACTACACTGCCAGACACATCACGCTCAAG TTTGGGCCTCGTACCCACACACTGCTTCATTACTGGTTCACGTCGTGGCCTGACCACAAGACGCCCGACGCCACTTTGCCGCTGCTGCAGCTGATGGACGACGTGGAGGCGGCGCGGCGGGCGGCGGCTTCGGGGCCCGTCATCGTACACTGCAG CGCCGGGATCGGCCGCACGGGCTGCTTCATCGCCGCCAGCGTGGGCGCCCGGCAGCTGGCGGCGGAGGGGGCCGTAGACGTGCTGGCCATCACGTGCCAGCTGCGCCTGGACAG GGGCGGAATGATCCAGACGGCGGAGCAGTACCAGTTTGTCCATCACGCCTTGAGCCTGTACGAATCCCGCCAGCGTCGCCGCGGCAATCAAGACGTGTGA